From the genome of Bradyrhizobium elkanii USDA 76, one region includes:
- a CDS encoding MarR family winged helix-turn-helix transcriptional regulator: protein MAADKGKQTTSAADVARDWQLEGGVGFLLRLLEARYDGLYQSMTRQSDITPRQFGVLMALYQLGPLTPSVLAERISCDRNTLSEMLKRMVARRLVSKKDNPHDRRSLQVQITAKGEEALLAVIPAAAELQNIMLAPLRKEDRAHFLKCLLAIAKAPPPDSPADT from the coding sequence ATGGCAGCCGATAAAGGCAAGCAGACAACCTCGGCGGCAGACGTTGCACGCGACTGGCAGCTCGAGGGTGGTGTCGGATTCCTGTTGCGTCTGCTGGAGGCCCGCTACGATGGGCTCTATCAAAGCATGACGCGCCAGAGCGATATCACGCCGCGGCAGTTCGGTGTGCTGATGGCGCTGTATCAGTTAGGTCCTCTAACCCCCTCCGTGTTGGCCGAACGGATCAGCTGCGACCGCAACACGCTCAGCGAAATGCTGAAGCGCATGGTCGCGCGCAGACTGGTCTCGAAGAAAGACAATCCGCACGACCGCCGCTCGCTCCAGGTGCAGATCACGGCTAAAGGCGAGGAAGCGCTTCTCGCCGTCATTCCGGCCGCCGCCGAGCTGCAAAACATCATGCTGGCCCCCCTTCGCAAGGAGGACCGCGCGCATTTCCTGAAATGCCTGCTGGCGATCGCGAAGGCTCCGCCGCCGGACAGTCCGGCCGATACGTGA
- a CDS encoding CaiB/BaiF CoA transferase family protein produces the protein MQKDGDRAPLAGVRVLDFSIMVAGPYCARLLADVGAEVIKIEPPEGDDMRLRTPLREGHSTYFGQLNAGKRSLALDLKNADAIRLVHRMVAEADILVENFRPGVMDRLGLGYETLCEINPRLIYCSISGYGQSGPAAERAAYAMIVHAESGFDHSLMRYAGDRERPAPGAIFVADILGGIFGYSAIQTAMVQRTRTGKGQRVDVALMDCMLNLLVYELQEAQFPIRSPRPTYGPVRARDGDILIAPVTPRNFAALCEVTGQEELVNDPRFSTIPARGANWTAMMQVIEKWTERHTVAECIAALDRAGVPCAEYRTPGAALTDAHLRQRGVFGTVSDGAGDFIGVNAPWQMSGADTPMGRQVPGIGAQRDDVLSRILGLSPDAIATLAATGTFGKVQA, from the coding sequence ATGCAGAAGGATGGCGACAGGGCGCCGCTCGCCGGCGTGCGCGTGCTCGATTTCTCGATCATGGTGGCGGGGCCGTATTGCGCGCGGCTGCTCGCCGACGTCGGCGCCGAGGTCATCAAGATCGAGCCTCCGGAAGGCGATGACATGCGGTTGCGAACGCCGCTGCGCGAAGGCCACAGCACCTACTTCGGCCAGCTCAATGCCGGCAAGCGTAGCCTGGCGCTGGACCTGAAGAATGCCGACGCCATCAGGCTCGTACATCGAATGGTCGCGGAGGCGGACATTCTCGTCGAGAATTTCCGCCCTGGCGTGATGGACCGCCTTGGTCTTGGCTACGAGACGCTCTGCGAGATCAACCCGCGCCTCATCTATTGCTCGATCTCGGGTTATGGCCAGTCAGGCCCAGCAGCCGAGCGCGCGGCTTATGCGATGATCGTCCATGCCGAGAGCGGATTCGATCACTCCCTGATGCGTTATGCCGGTGACCGGGAGCGTCCCGCGCCGGGCGCGATTTTTGTCGCCGATATCCTCGGCGGCATCTTCGGCTATTCCGCGATCCAGACCGCGATGGTCCAGCGTACGCGCACCGGAAAGGGACAGCGCGTCGATGTAGCCTTGATGGACTGCATGCTGAATCTGCTGGTCTATGAGCTTCAGGAGGCGCAATTCCCGATTCGTTCGCCGCGCCCGACGTATGGGCCAGTCCGCGCGCGCGATGGCGATATCCTGATCGCCCCGGTCACGCCGCGTAATTTCGCGGCGCTGTGCGAGGTGACCGGGCAGGAAGAGCTGGTTAACGATCCGCGCTTTTCGACCATTCCAGCGCGCGGCGCCAATTGGACCGCCATGATGCAGGTGATCGAGAAATGGACCGAACGCCACACCGTTGCTGAATGCATCGCGGCGCTGGATCGCGCCGGTGTTCCCTGCGCCGAGTACCGGACGCCGGGCGCGGCGCTGACCGATGCCCATTTGCGCCAACGTGGGGTGTTTGGGACCGTCTCGGACGGGGCAGGTGACTTCATCGGCGTCAATGCGCCATGGCAAATGTCCGGGGCCGATACGCCGATGGGACGTCAAGTTCCCGGGATCGGCGCGCAGCGGGACGACGTGCTGTCGCGGATCCTGGGCCTGTCGCCGGACGCAATCGCGACGCTCGCCGCTACGGGCACGTTCGGGAAGGTGCAGGCGTAG
- a CDS encoding type II toxin-antitoxin system HicB family antitoxin — translation MDLRELLSIPYLLEAEAVETEPGQWRVRLAYPELPGCTAEAAVVEEALRELERRRIELIVGLVEEGKQPPIPRKPLTASDPLWTAHDLGLSDRVATLLGGAAGPITRN, via the coding sequence TTGGACCTGCGTGAGCTGCTGTCGATTCCCTATTTGCTTGAGGCGGAGGCGGTCGAAACCGAGCCGGGGCAATGGCGGGTTCGTCTTGCCTATCCGGAGCTGCCGGGGTGCACGGCGGAAGCCGCCGTCGTCGAGGAGGCTCTGCGCGAGCTCGAGCGGCGGCGCATCGAATTGATCGTCGGCCTGGTGGAGGAGGGCAAGCAGCCTCCGATCCCACGCAAGCCGCTCACCGCATCCGATCCGCTTTGGACCGCTCACGATCTCGGACTGTCTGACCGTGTCGCCACGCTTCTCGGCGGCGCGGCGGGCCCGATCACACGCAATTGA
- a CDS encoding Rieske 2Fe-2S domain-containing protein → MLSREDNERLVRVGKGTPLGELFRLYWIPFLPSADLPKDGQPKRIRLLGEDLVAFRDTEGRVGLVDQACPHRGAPLIFARNEDCGLRCVYHGWKFDVTGAVTDMPAEPVRSRLKERVRIKAYPCKERNGMIWTYMGPDQAELPPLPNLEWNLVPAEQVHISVRVQECNWLQAVEGEIDSAHAPLLHGRLDAQGTTSAWIQKRDLRPTFECIKQDFGMSIAARRNYDANTLYWRVNQFLLPFYTLVPPLSPFPDLSGHAWVPIDDENTLCIMFSYHPSEPLLEKTRQVFAEGHKGRESGHASRHALVQHPVTVPYAGYWTKYNPNNGFQFDYEMQRTTWFSGLPGLWVQDGACQSGVSPIFDRTKETLCSSDTGIAMTRRFILEALGAYRDHAIKPKGVLDPDVFMVRAVSLRLPPEDSWVDVGAPFMRAKLGADFGYEL, encoded by the coding sequence ATGCTCTCGCGCGAAGACAATGAACGCCTGGTGAGGGTCGGCAAGGGCACGCCGCTCGGCGAGCTATTTCGCCTGTACTGGATTCCCTTCCTGCCGTCGGCGGATCTTCCCAAGGACGGACAGCCGAAGCGTATCCGGCTGCTGGGCGAGGACCTGGTCGCTTTCCGCGACACCGAGGGGCGCGTCGGGTTGGTCGACCAGGCCTGCCCGCATCGCGGAGCGCCGCTGATTTTTGCGCGAAATGAGGATTGCGGGCTGCGCTGCGTCTATCACGGCTGGAAATTCGACGTCACCGGCGCCGTGACTGACATGCCGGCAGAGCCAGTGCGCAGCCGCCTCAAGGAGCGGGTGCGGATCAAGGCCTATCCCTGCAAGGAGCGCAACGGGATGATCTGGACCTATATGGGCCCCGACCAGGCTGAGCTTCCGCCGCTGCCGAACCTCGAATGGAATCTGGTGCCGGCCGAGCAGGTGCACATCTCGGTTCGCGTCCAGGAGTGCAATTGGCTGCAGGCGGTCGAGGGTGAAATCGATTCGGCGCACGCGCCGCTGCTTCATGGACGGCTGGATGCGCAGGGCACGACGAGCGCCTGGATCCAGAAGCGCGACCTGCGCCCGACCTTCGAATGCATCAAGCAGGATTTCGGCATGAGCATCGCCGCGCGGCGCAATTACGATGCCAACACGCTGTACTGGCGGGTCAACCAGTTCCTGCTGCCGTTCTATACGCTGGTGCCTCCGCTGTCGCCGTTCCCGGATTTGAGCGGGCACGCCTGGGTGCCGATCGATGACGAGAACACGCTCTGCATCATGTTCTCGTATCATCCCTCGGAGCCGCTGCTGGAGAAAACCCGGCAGGTCTTCGCCGAAGGACACAAGGGCCGCGAGAGTGGTCATGCCAGCCGCCACGCGCTCGTCCAGCACCCGGTGACGGTCCCGTACGCAGGCTACTGGACGAAATATAATCCGAACAACGGCTTTCAGTTCGACTATGAGATGCAGCGGACCACCTGGTTCTCGGGCCTGCCGGGGCTCTGGGTGCAGGACGGCGCCTGCCAAAGTGGCGTCTCTCCGATCTTTGATCGCACCAAGGAGACGCTCTGCTCAAGTGATACCGGCATCGCGATGACGCGACGTTTCATTCTTGAAGCGCTTGGCGCCTATCGTGATCACGCGATCAAACCCAAAGGAGTCTTGGACCCGGACGTGTTCATGGTGCGAGCGGTCTCGCTGCGGTTGCCGCCGGAGGATTCCTGGGTTGACGTCGGCGCGCCGTTCATGCGTGCGAAGCTTGGCGCCGATTTCGGGTACGAGCTGTGA